The following coding sequences lie in one Glycine max cultivar Williams 82 chromosome 19, Glycine_max_v4.0, whole genome shotgun sequence genomic window:
- the LOC102664953 gene encoding uncharacterized protein, translated as MCGGAHESGRYIPLDDTAQEITIPFGEALQQMPLYSKFLKDLLTRKRKYIHSDNIVVEGNYSSVIQRILPPKHKDPVSVTIPCSIGPVLVGKALIDLGASINLMPLSMCRRIRELEIMPTRMTLQLVDRSITRPYSIIEDVLVKVKQFSFPADFVVMDIEEDAKIPLILGHPFMLTAGCVVDMGKDKLEMGIDD; from the exons ATGTGTGGAGGAGCTCACGAATCTGGACGCTATATTCCCCTGGATGACACAGCCCAAGAG ATAACCATTCCCTTTGGAGAAGCCCTACAGCAAATGCCACTTTATTCTAAGTTTTTGAAAGATCTTCTTAccagaaagagaaaatatatacaCAGTGATAACATTGTGGTGGAAGGGAACTACAGCTCGGTGATACAAAGAATCCTTCCACCTAAGCATAAGGATCCTGTGAGTGTTACTATTCCCTGCTCTATTGGTCCGGTGTTAGTTGGTAAAGCTCTCATTGATTTGGGGGCCAGTATAAATTTGatgcctctctccatgtgtAGGAGAATTAGAGAGTTGGAGATTATGCCAACTAGAATGACACTACAACTTGTAGATCGGTCTATTACAAGACCTTATAGCATAATTGAAGATGTTCTGGTTAAGGTGAAGCAGTTTAGTTTCCCTGCAGATTTTGTTGTGATGGATATTGAAGAGGACGCTAAAATCCCCTTGATTTTGGGCCATCCCTTTATGTTAACCGCCGGTTGTGTGGTGGATATGGGAAAGGATAAACTAGAAATGGGCATAGATGATTAg